A portion of the Juglans microcarpa x Juglans regia isolate MS1-56 chromosome 1D, Jm3101_v1.0, whole genome shotgun sequence genome contains these proteins:
- the LOC121256020 gene encoding receptor-like cytoplasmic kinase 176, which translates to MGSCFSVRIKAESPLHNDVNSTYGNKEGNDLSSTSSKASPVSVPTTPRTEGEILQSSNLRSFSFNELKTATRNFRPDSVLGEGGFGCVFKGWIDERLFTAAKPGTGMVIAAKRLNQEGFQGHQEWLAEINYLGQLHHPNLVKLVGYCLEDDHRLLVYEFMARGSLENHLFRRSSYVQPLSWSHRMKIALGAAKGIAFLHSDKVQVIYRDVKSSNILLDSNYNVKLSDFGLAKDGPTGDKSHVSTRVMGTYGYAAPEYMATGHLTSKSDVYSFGVVLLEILSGKRAMDKNRPGGEHNLVNWAKPYLTSKRKVFEVFDARIQGQYSLSAALKAANLANQCLSVEPKFRPNMVEVVRILEQLHDSNDVGCSQNEHHRISTRKSTGSGPNSKHRRMSADDACSEKAASYPRPSTSRLHI; encoded by the exons ATGGGCTCGTGTTTTAGCGTTAGGATCAAAGCTGAGAGCCCTCTTCACAATG ATGTGAACTCCACATATGGAAACAAAGAAGGGAACGATTTGAGTAGTACAAGCAGCAAGGCTTCACCTGTCTCAGTGCCTACAACTCCTCGGACAGAGGGTGAGATCTTGCAGTCTTCCAATTTGAGAAGCTTCTCCTTTAATGAACTCAAAACAGCCACCAGGAACTTTCGTCCTGATAGTGTATTGGGTGAGGGCGGTTTTGGTTGTGTTTTTaaaggatggatcgatgagcGTTTATTTACAGCTGCCAAGCCTGGGACTGGTATGGTTATTGCCGCGAAGAGGCTTAACCAAGAAGGTTTCCAGGGTCACCAGGAATGGTTG GCAGAAATAAATTACCTGGGGCAGCTGCATCATCCAAATCTAGTGAAATTGGTTGGTTACTGCTTGGAAGATGACCACCGGCTTCTGGTGTATGAATTTATGGCCCGGGGCAGCTTGGAGAATCATCTTTTTAGGA GGTCGTCTTATGTTCAACCACTTTCTTGGAGCCACCGCATGAAGATCGCACTAGGTGCTGCTAAGGGCATAGCGTTTCTTCACAGTGACAAAGTGCAAGTGATCTATCGAGATGTCAAATCTTCTAACATCCTGCTAGACAGT AACTATAATGTGAAACTGTCGGATTTTGGGTTGGCCAAGGATGGTCCAACAGGCGACAAAAGCCATGTCTCTACAAGGGTTATGGGGACCTATGGGTATGCAGCTCCCGAGTATATGGCTACAG GTCATTTAACTAGCAAAAGTGACGTATACAGTTTTGGGGTTGTTCTCCTAGAAATATTATCTGGCAAACGAGCAATGGACAAGAACAGGCCAGGTGGAGAACACAATCTAGTTAATTGGGCCAAGCCTTACCTTACCAGCAAACGAAAAGTTTTCGAAGTGTTTGATGCTCGTATCCAAGGCCAGTACTCATTGTCTGCAGCACTGAAAGCAGCCAACCTTGCAAATCAATGCTTATCAGTAGAACCCAAGTTCAGGCCGAACATGGTCGAGGTGGTCAGAATATTGGAGCAACTTCATGATTCGAATGACGTCGGATGCTCTCAAAATGAACACCACCGAATTTCTACTCGAAAATCAACTGGCAGCGGTCCCAATTCCAAACATCGCAGGATGAGTGCCGATGATGCTTGCAGTGAGAAAGCTGCTTCTTATCCCAGACCATCTACTTCTCGCCTTCATAtatga
- the LOC121256027 gene encoding probable dual-specificity RNA methyltransferase RlmN isoform X2 translates to MIATSMAVIQHVCSAPLARVMLPRSLVVSRSRGLSILSAARASHAVPQQVLLGMSEYELQQLALEFGQQSYRGKQLHHLIYKRKVKEIEDFSHSFRNDLQEAGWKVGRSPIYHTVTAADGTVKLLIKLEDNRLIETVGIPVEDDKGSMRLTACVSSQVGCPLRCSFCATGKGGFSRNLKRHEIIEQVLAIEELFKNRVTNVVFMGMGEPMLNLNSVLEAHRCLNKDVQIGQRMITISTVGVPNTIRKLASHKLQSTLAVSLHAPNQKLREAIVPSAKSYPLDAIMKDCRDYFLDTSRRVSFEYALLAGVNDTTEHAVELAQLLHEWGRGNHVNLIPFNPIEGSEYQRPHRKAVAAFAAALESRKITVSIRQTRGLDASAACGQLRNKFQKNPLLTESENLQSQADVAVAC, encoded by the exons ATGATTGCCACTTCAATGGCGGTTATCCAGCACGTTTGTTCCGCTCCCCTCGCACGTGTCATGCTCCCTCGCTCCCTTGTCGTTTCACGCTCCCGCGGCCTCTCTATTCTCTCCGCTGCACGGGCTTCCCATGCCGTCCCGCAGCAGGTGCTCCTCGGCATGTCTGAATATGAGCTCCAACAGCTCGCCCTCGAATTCGGTCAG CAAAGCTATAGAGGAAAGCAACTGCATCATCTTATTTACAAGAGAAAGGTCAAAGAAATTGAAGATTTCAGTCATT CATTCAGGAATGATCTTCAAGAAGCTGGATGGAAGGTTGGGCGGTCGCCCATTTATCACACCGTCACTGCAGCTGATGGGACTGTTAAG CTATTGATTAAGTTGGAGGACAACAGACTGATTGAAACCGTTGGCATACCAGTTGAAGATGATAAAGGTTCAATGCGCCTTACAGCATGCGTATCATCACAG GTAGGCTGCCCGCTGCGCTGCTCTTTTTGTGCCACTGGGAAAGGGGGGTTTTCAAGGAACCTTAAGAGGCATGAAATCATCGAGCAG GTATTAGCTATTgaggagctcttcaagaataggGTGACAAATGTGGTGTTCATGGGAATGGGTGAGCCAATGTTGAATCTGAACTCAGTACTTGAAGCACACCGGTGCTTAAATAAG GATGTGCAAATTGGGCAAAGAATGATCACAATATCCACTGTGGGGGTTCCAAACACAATTAGAAAGCTGGCTTCTCACAAACTTCAGTCAACATTGGCTGTCAG TTTACATGCCCCTAACCAGAAACTTAGGGAAGCAATTGTGCCAAGTGCGAAATCCTACCCTCTGGATGCAATCATGAAAGATTGCAGGGACTACTTCCTTGATACCAGTCGACGGGTTTCCTTTGAGTATGCACTCTTAG CTGGAGTCAATGATACAACAGAGCACGCAGTAGAACTTGCACAACTTCTTCATGAGTGGGGACGTGGTAATCATGTAAACCTGATACCTTTCAATCCAATAGAAGGCTCTGAGTATCAGCGGCCACACAGGAAAGCT GTGGCGGCATTTGCAGCTGCTTTGGAATCACGTAAAATAACTGTCAGCATAAGGCAAACAAGGGGCCTAGATGCTAGCGCTGCTTGTGGTCAGCTGAGAAACAAATTCCAGAAGAATCCTTTGCTCACTGAATCTGAAAACTTGCAATCTCAAGCAGATGTTGCAGTTGCATGTTGA
- the LOC121256027 gene encoding probable dual-specificity RNA methyltransferase RlmN isoform X1 → MIATSMAVIQHVCSAPLARVMLPRSLVVSRSRGLSILSAARASHAVPQQVLLGMSEYELQQLALEFGQQSYRGKQLHHLIYKRKVKEIEDFSHLPQAFRNDLQEAGWKVGRSPIYHTVTAADGTVKLLIKLEDNRLIETVGIPVEDDKGSMRLTACVSSQVGCPLRCSFCATGKGGFSRNLKRHEIIEQVLAIEELFKNRVTNVVFMGMGEPMLNLNSVLEAHRCLNKDVQIGQRMITISTVGVPNTIRKLASHKLQSTLAVSLHAPNQKLREAIVPSAKSYPLDAIMKDCRDYFLDTSRRVSFEYALLAGVNDTTEHAVELAQLLHEWGRGNHVNLIPFNPIEGSEYQRPHRKAVAAFAAALESRKITVSIRQTRGLDASAACGQLRNKFQKNPLLTESENLQSQADVAVAC, encoded by the exons ATGATTGCCACTTCAATGGCGGTTATCCAGCACGTTTGTTCCGCTCCCCTCGCACGTGTCATGCTCCCTCGCTCCCTTGTCGTTTCACGCTCCCGCGGCCTCTCTATTCTCTCCGCTGCACGGGCTTCCCATGCCGTCCCGCAGCAGGTGCTCCTCGGCATGTCTGAATATGAGCTCCAACAGCTCGCCCTCGAATTCGGTCAG CAAAGCTATAGAGGAAAGCAACTGCATCATCTTATTTACAAGAGAAAGGTCAAAGAAATTGAAGATTTCAGTCATT taccTCAAGCATTCAGGAATGATCTTCAAGAAGCTGGATGGAAGGTTGGGCGGTCGCCCATTTATCACACCGTCACTGCAGCTGATGGGACTGTTAAG CTATTGATTAAGTTGGAGGACAACAGACTGATTGAAACCGTTGGCATACCAGTTGAAGATGATAAAGGTTCAATGCGCCTTACAGCATGCGTATCATCACAG GTAGGCTGCCCGCTGCGCTGCTCTTTTTGTGCCACTGGGAAAGGGGGGTTTTCAAGGAACCTTAAGAGGCATGAAATCATCGAGCAG GTATTAGCTATTgaggagctcttcaagaataggGTGACAAATGTGGTGTTCATGGGAATGGGTGAGCCAATGTTGAATCTGAACTCAGTACTTGAAGCACACCGGTGCTTAAATAAG GATGTGCAAATTGGGCAAAGAATGATCACAATATCCACTGTGGGGGTTCCAAACACAATTAGAAAGCTGGCTTCTCACAAACTTCAGTCAACATTGGCTGTCAG TTTACATGCCCCTAACCAGAAACTTAGGGAAGCAATTGTGCCAAGTGCGAAATCCTACCCTCTGGATGCAATCATGAAAGATTGCAGGGACTACTTCCTTGATACCAGTCGACGGGTTTCCTTTGAGTATGCACTCTTAG CTGGAGTCAATGATACAACAGAGCACGCAGTAGAACTTGCACAACTTCTTCATGAGTGGGGACGTGGTAATCATGTAAACCTGATACCTTTCAATCCAATAGAAGGCTCTGAGTATCAGCGGCCACACAGGAAAGCT GTGGCGGCATTTGCAGCTGCTTTGGAATCACGTAAAATAACTGTCAGCATAAGGCAAACAAGGGGCCTAGATGCTAGCGCTGCTTGTGGTCAGCTGAGAAACAAATTCCAGAAGAATCCTTTGCTCACTGAATCTGAAAACTTGCAATCTCAAGCAGATGTTGCAGTTGCATGTTGA
- the LOC121265776 gene encoding serine/arginine-rich SC35-like splicing factor SCL30 → MRRYSPPYYSPPRRGYGGRGRSPPRRGYGGGYGRHKEQNHGSLLVRNIPLDCRPEELRVPFERFGLVRDVYIPKDYYTGEPRGFAFVQFVDSYEASEAQYHMNGQIFAGREISVVLAAETRKRPEEMRRRTRVRAPSGHGGRRSSYYGRAQSRSLSRSRSPRQPSGSRNRYRSRSYSPAPRRRGDYSASPSRRLADHPRSPRGPRRERDVDQGRSYSPGYGNAVDQNENGNGHREKSAYAAEESRGHWRSSPGRASRSPSGSRSRSADLSPRRSR, encoded by the exons ATGAGGAGGTACAGTCCGCCATACTATAGTCCTCCTAGGAGGGGATATGGCGGTCGAGGGAGAAGCCCTCCTAGAAGGGGATACGGTGGTGGGTACGGTAGGCACAAGGAACAGAATCATGGAAGCCTTTTAGTCCGTAACATTCCACTGGATTGCAG GCCAGAAGAACTTCGAGTTCCATTTGAGAGATTTGGACTTGTCAGGGATGTCTATATTCCAAAGGACTATTATACGGG GGAACCTCGAGGGTTTGCATTTGTGCAGTTTGTGGATTCTTATGAAGCCTCAGAGGCTCAATATCATATGAATGGGCAAATTTTTGCTGGAAGAGAGATATCTGTGGTTCTTGCTGCTGAAACAAGGAAGAGGCCAGAGGAGATGCGTCGAAGGACTAGGGTTAG AGCACCTTCGGGCCATGGAGGACGGCGATCATCTTATTATG GGCGTGCTCAGTCTCGTTCACTATCCCGTTCACGCTCCCCTCGCCAGCCTTCCGGTTCTAGAAATCGATACCGCTCAAG GTCCTACTCACCTGCACCAAGACGAAGGGGTGACTATTCTGCTTCCCCAAGTAGAAGGCTAGCAGACCACCCACGGTCACCAAGAGGTCCTCGAAGAGAACGAGATGTTGATCAAGGCAGGTCTTATTCTCCAGGTTATGGTAATGCTGttgatcaaaatgaaaatggcaATGGGCATCGCGA GAAATCAGCATATGCAGCTGAGGAATCACGTGGTCACTGGAGGTCCTCGCCTGGTAGAGCCTCAAGATCACCCTCTGGATCCAGGTCTAGGTCTGCTGACTTGTCACCCAGGCGCAGCAGATAA
- the LOC121265786 gene encoding 16 kDa phloem protein 1, translating into MAVGTMEVLLVNAKGFGDSDLFGRMDPYVLIQYKSQERKSSVARGQGASPVWNEKLTFMVEYPGVGDQYKLILKIMDNDTFSTDDFIGQATIYVEDLLAVGVENGSAELHPRKYSVVRVDQTYCGEIEVGVTFIKKVEEKYNEEEFGGWKQSHHY; encoded by the exons ATGGCAGTTGGGACAATGGAGGTGCTGCTGGTGAATGCAAAAGGCTTTGGAGACTCTGATCTCTTCg GTCGTATGGATCCTTATGTTCTGATACAATACAAAAGTCAAGAACGCAAGAGCAGCGTGGCCCGAG GTCAAGGTGCTTCTCCAGTGTGGAATGAGAAATTGACATTCATGGTCGAGTATCCAGGGGTAGGGGACCAGTACAAACTCATTCTCAAAATCATGGATAATGACACATTCTCTACTGACGACTTCATTGGGCAAGCCAC CATCTACGTGGAGGATTTATTAGCAGTAGGAGTGGAGAATGGAAGTGCTGAATTACATCCTCGCAAGTATAGCGTGGTTCGAGTCGACCAAACTTATTGTGGAGAGATTGAAGTTGGCGTCACTTTCATCAAAAAG GTAGAAGAGAAATATAATGAAGAGGAGTTTGGGGGATGGAAGCAGAGCCACCACTACTAG
- the LOC121255449 gene encoding uncharacterized protein LOC121255449 isoform X1 — MKFEDLLMQRGEEQQKRLDLEEEVMKLQGELNGEQALNRVLRFALEGPVSSHPSLFSLLPPQVQVLLEELAVVQEEIIWLERKIEELKLRLYQEREHNRGTEIEHLRDLPKDNHLLCGPENRAVLNDQRSRSQNYDEFRKERITKERRPSLGSVSEILNMSSTRSHEEYHMSRRHTRRLSRNQCHINKETGFEKPNELSEKLIKCLISIFLELNHTSVDREGSVIAPKLSLACMKSKGFMAKTTFNCRTPTLLFAGNASNLDPYCVLSDFDGTVRDVGQYKNFIQITRSSLDISRLSECLPAMRRLGVLMHKLSYVDLTFLTYKQKLAFWINVYNACIMHAFLDHGLPSTQAKLLAIMNKAVVNVGGIVLNVLAIEHFILRHPWEPKQGHPDEKETLLRNAYGLGYPEPNVTFALCRGSWSSPAFPNVQIRVYTPNEVVNELGRAKVEYLEASVGVTSKRKIVVPKLLQWHMRDFADDMESLLEWIYSQLPRSGSLKRLMMECLNGETRSPISRMVEIQPYESEFRYLLPS; from the exons ATGAAATTTGAAGACCTACTAATGCAACGAGGAGAGGAGCAGCAGAAACGACTCGACCTCGAGGAAGAG GTCATGAAACTACAAGGAGAGCTAAATGGGGAACAGGCACTCAACAGGGTTTTGCGCTTTGCACTTGAGGGGCCAGTTTCCTCCCACCCAAGTCTTTTCTCATTGCTTCCACCTCAG GTTCAGGTGCTTCTGGAAGAACTAGCAGTGGTTCAGGAAGAGATAATATGGTTGGAGAGAAAAATTGAGGAATTAAAACTAAGGTTGTACCAGGAGAGGGAACATAATAGAGGAACAGAAATCGAGCATTTAAGAGATCTACCAAAAGACAATCACTTACTATGTGGACCAGAGAACCGGGCTGTGCTTAATGATCAGCGATCCAGATCACAAAACTATGATGAATTCAGGAAAGAAAGAAtcacaaaagaaagaagaccATCATTGGGTTCTGTATCAGAAATCCTAAACATGTCTTCCACAAGATCCCACG AAGAATATCATATGTCAAGGAGGCATACCAGGAGATTGAGCCGAAACCAATGCCATATCAATAAAGAAACTGGTTTTGAGAAACCAAATGAACTGTCAGAGAAACTGATAAAATGCCTAATCAGCATATTTCTCGAGCTAAACCATACATCCGTGGACAGAGAAGGATCCGTTATAGCTCCAAAGCTCAGTCTAGCCTGCATGAAATCAAAAGGCTTCATGGCAAAGACCACTTTCAACTGCAGAACACCCACACTCCTATTTGCCGGCAATGCCTCAAATCTCGATCCTTACTGCGTATTGTCAGATTTCGATGGTACTGTCAGGGATGTTGGGCAATACAAGAACTTCATCCAAATCACGAGAAGCTCGTTAGACATCAGCCGATTATCAGAGTGCTTACCAGCAATGAGGAGACTCGG GGTTTTGATGCACAAGCTATCTTATGTAGACTTGACTTTTTTGACCTACAAACAGAAGTTAGCATTTTGGATAAATGTCTACAATGCCTGCATAATGCAT GCATTTCTAGATCATGGGCTACCTTCGACACAGGCTAAATTGCTGGCGATTATGAATAAG GCCGTTGTGAATGTGGGTGGAATAGTACTGAATGTTTTGGCTATCGAGCATTTTATTCTCCGACATCCATGGGAACCAAAGCAA GGCCATCCGGACGAGAAAGAAACACTACTACGCAATGCGTATGGTCTGGGCTATCCAGAACCCAATGTGACATTTGCTCTGTGCCGAGGCAGTTGGTCCTCACCAGCC TTCCCCAATGTGCAGATAAGAGTATACACCCCAAATGAAGTGGTGAATGAACTGGGGAGGGCAAAAGTAGAGTATTTGGAAGCTTCAGTCGGAGTGACGAGCAAGAGAAAGATTGTAGTGCCCAAGCTTTTGCAATGGCATATGAGAGATTTCGCAGATGACATGGAATCACTACTAGAATGGATTTATAGCCAATTGCCTCGTTCTGGGTCCTTGAAGAGATTGATGATGGAGTGCCTAAATGGGGAAACAAGATCTCCTATTTCCAGAATGGTTGAAATCCAACCTTATGAATCTGAGTTCCGCTACCTATTGCCTTCGTAA
- the LOC121255449 gene encoding uncharacterized protein LOC121255449 isoform X2: MKFEDLLMQRGEEQQKRLDLEEEVMKLQGELNGEQALNRVLRFALEGPVSSHPSLFSLLPPQVQVLLEELAVVQEEIIWLERKIEELKLRLYQEREHNRGTEIEHLRDLPKDNHLLCGPENRAVLNDQRSRSQNYDEFRKERITKERRPSLGSVSEILNMSSTRSHEEYHMSRRHTRRLSRNQCHINKETGFEKPNELSEKLIKCLISIFLELNHTSVDREGSVIAPKLSLACMKSKGFMAKTTFNCRTPTLLFAGNASNLDPYCVLSDFDGTVRDVGQYKNFIQITRSSLDISRLSECLPAMRRLGVLMHKLSYVDLTFLTYKQKLAFWINVYNACIMHAFLDHGLPSTQAKLLAIMNKAVVNVGGIVLNVLAIEHFILRHPWEPKQGHPDEKETLLRNAYGLGYPEPNVTFALCRGSWSSPAIRVYTPNEVVNELGRAKVEYLEASVGVTSKRKIVVPKLLQWHMRDFADDMESLLEWIYSQLPRSGSLKRLMMECLNGETRSPISRMVEIQPYESEFRYLLPS; the protein is encoded by the exons ATGAAATTTGAAGACCTACTAATGCAACGAGGAGAGGAGCAGCAGAAACGACTCGACCTCGAGGAAGAG GTCATGAAACTACAAGGAGAGCTAAATGGGGAACAGGCACTCAACAGGGTTTTGCGCTTTGCACTTGAGGGGCCAGTTTCCTCCCACCCAAGTCTTTTCTCATTGCTTCCACCTCAG GTTCAGGTGCTTCTGGAAGAACTAGCAGTGGTTCAGGAAGAGATAATATGGTTGGAGAGAAAAATTGAGGAATTAAAACTAAGGTTGTACCAGGAGAGGGAACATAATAGAGGAACAGAAATCGAGCATTTAAGAGATCTACCAAAAGACAATCACTTACTATGTGGACCAGAGAACCGGGCTGTGCTTAATGATCAGCGATCCAGATCACAAAACTATGATGAATTCAGGAAAGAAAGAAtcacaaaagaaagaagaccATCATTGGGTTCTGTATCAGAAATCCTAAACATGTCTTCCACAAGATCCCACG AAGAATATCATATGTCAAGGAGGCATACCAGGAGATTGAGCCGAAACCAATGCCATATCAATAAAGAAACTGGTTTTGAGAAACCAAATGAACTGTCAGAGAAACTGATAAAATGCCTAATCAGCATATTTCTCGAGCTAAACCATACATCCGTGGACAGAGAAGGATCCGTTATAGCTCCAAAGCTCAGTCTAGCCTGCATGAAATCAAAAGGCTTCATGGCAAAGACCACTTTCAACTGCAGAACACCCACACTCCTATTTGCCGGCAATGCCTCAAATCTCGATCCTTACTGCGTATTGTCAGATTTCGATGGTACTGTCAGGGATGTTGGGCAATACAAGAACTTCATCCAAATCACGAGAAGCTCGTTAGACATCAGCCGATTATCAGAGTGCTTACCAGCAATGAGGAGACTCGG GGTTTTGATGCACAAGCTATCTTATGTAGACTTGACTTTTTTGACCTACAAACAGAAGTTAGCATTTTGGATAAATGTCTACAATGCCTGCATAATGCAT GCATTTCTAGATCATGGGCTACCTTCGACACAGGCTAAATTGCTGGCGATTATGAATAAG GCCGTTGTGAATGTGGGTGGAATAGTACTGAATGTTTTGGCTATCGAGCATTTTATTCTCCGACATCCATGGGAACCAAAGCAA GGCCATCCGGACGAGAAAGAAACACTACTACGCAATGCGTATGGTCTGGGCTATCCAGAACCCAATGTGACATTTGCTCTGTGCCGAGGCAGTTGGTCCTCACCAGCC ATAAGAGTATACACCCCAAATGAAGTGGTGAATGAACTGGGGAGGGCAAAAGTAGAGTATTTGGAAGCTTCAGTCGGAGTGACGAGCAAGAGAAAGATTGTAGTGCCCAAGCTTTTGCAATGGCATATGAGAGATTTCGCAGATGACATGGAATCACTACTAGAATGGATTTATAGCCAATTGCCTCGTTCTGGGTCCTTGAAGAGATTGATGATGGAGTGCCTAAATGGGGAAACAAGATCTCCTATTTCCAGAATGGTTGAAATCCAACCTTATGAATCTGAGTTCCGCTACCTATTGCCTTCGTAA